A portion of the Lolium rigidum isolate FL_2022 chromosome 1, APGP_CSIRO_Lrig_0.1, whole genome shotgun sequence genome contains these proteins:
- the LOC124683758 gene encoding uncharacterized protein LOC124683758 has product MAQSPLQTLIPFLLLLLLLSTAPAVAPAAFPGIDAFLASSAARDPTAANDTFASLPASLRRALSVPSPISASRLLSLSAAVPVNVRLAGAAFPASSARLLPSYVSSAVSSAPFHSSRRPHRLALSHSLHLDVAAPAASSQLVTKAAAAVRAHLSSAPAPFHATALSSVPYSLVDDLVAEDYRSLVSSSSAPAIYIYLLDLGKQPRPYAYTAAPGSADSHSPAFSRCLAPVWAGKDRYLWIDLGAGPVDYGPALSGDGVLPRGEFHPLAALHGRPKSEKALVASLASLVLSAYKLLLVPSLRIPVHYESSLLIRFIHIHGEEKDPAGLDWRAIEQSIRDGDLPYEGQSLKFDFHSVKYSECPICSFVVARSTHSFTSRFLFDNYTMIVSEYLDSKRMRQVLSDSSEELHRVAGVHDNDDVHDKVVPVYVFDLDYDKLLLLDRYHQAVAFRDMVVAVRTRSSQTVSDYSCNGRHVITKTRNLERPIIGSVLQTMFGVSPTHQSWSPEHDATVVDYTWSTGHTPFGPFSETKSLSFVQKDAARRNVLLTTLNYTITSTVTVLDSLAAHGGENILLRKKRHVEFIQRWNLLTYKLEKLVSAMSHLDYNKAMYLLRSSDHDMYALFSLVYQASQELEASLVCFKDPPFPWLSVSLSGVFVFGFFYVYSKRDKLFRSKRKQF; this is encoded by the coding sequence ATGGCCCAATCACCACTCCAAACCCTAatacccttcctcctcctcctcctcctcctctcgactGCCCCCGCCGTAGCGCCGGCCGCCTTCCCCGGCATCGACGCCTTCCTCGCCTCCTCCGCGGCGCGGGACCCCACGGCCGCCAACGACACCTTCGCCTCCCTCCCCGCCAGCCTGCGCCGCGCGCTCTCCGTCCCGTCCCCGATCTCCGCGTCCCGCCTGCTCTCCCTCTCCGCCGCCGTCCCCGTCAACGTccgcctcgccggcgccgccttccCGGCCTCCTCCGCGCGCCTCCTCCCATCCTACGTCTCCTCCGCCGTCTCCTCCGCGCCCTTCCACTCCAGCCGCCGCCCGCACCGCCTCGCGCTCTCCCACAGCCTCCACCTCGACGTCGCCGCCCCGGCCGCGTCCTCCCAGCTCGTAACCAAGGCCGCGGCCGCCGTGCGCGCCCACCTCTCCTCCGCCCCCGCGCCCTTCCACGCCACCGCGCTCTCCTCCGTGCCCTACTCGCTCGTCGACGACCTGGTAGCCGAAGACTACCGATCCctagtctcctcctcctccgccccagcCATCTACATCTACTTGCTCGACCTCGGGAAGCAGCCGCGGCCGTACGCCTACACCGCGGCGCCCGGCTCCGCCGACTCCCACTCGCCCGCCTTCTCCCGCTGCCTCGCCCCTGTCTGGGCGGGCAAGGACCGCTACCTCTGGATCGACCTCGGCGCCGGCCCCGTGGACTACGGGCCCGCGCTCTCCGGTGACGGCGTCCTCCCCCGTGGTGAGTTCCATCCTCTCGCCGCTCTCCACGGCCGGCCCAAGTCCGAGAAAGCACTCGTCGCCAGTCTCGCCTCGCTGGTCCTCAGCGCTTACAAGTTGCTGCTAGTGCCTTCGCTCAGAATCCCAGTGCATTACGAGAGCTCTCTGCTTATTCGTTTCATTCACATCCATGGAGAGGAGAAAGATCCCGCCGGGCTTGACTGGCGTGCAATTGAGCAGTCGATTCGGGATGGAGATCTACCCTATGAGGGGCAAAGCTTGAAGTTTGATTTCCACAGCGTCAAGTACTCGGAGTGCCCGATTTGCTCGTTCGTGGTTGCCCGCTCAACACACTCGTTCACATCCAGGTTCTTGTTTGATAATTACACCATGATTGTGAGCGAGTACCTGGACTCCAAGCGGATGAGGCAGGTGCTGTCGGACTCGTCGGAGGAGTTGCACCGTGTGGCTGGGGTTCATGACAACGATGATGTGCATGACAAGGTTGTCCCAGTCTATGTGTTTGATTTGGATTACGACAAGCTTCTGTTGCTGGATAGGTACCACCAGGCGGTGGCTTTCCGTGATATGGTTGTTGCGGTCAGGACGAGGAGCTCGCAGACGGTCAGTGACTACAGCTGTAACGGCCGGCATGTGATCACGAAGACCAGGAATCTCGAGCGTCCGATCATTGGCTCGGTTCTGCAGACCATGTTTGGTGTCTCACCCACGCACCAGTCATGGAGCCCCGAGCACGATGCCACGGTCGTTGATTATACCTGGAGCACCGGACATACACCATTTGGGCCGTTCTCAGAGACCAAATCGCTGTCTTTTGTGCAGAAAGATGCAGCCCGTAGGAATGTTCTTCTTACCACCCTCAACTACACAATCACCAGTACAGTTACTGTTCTGGACTCACTGGCTGCCCATGGTGGGGAGAATATACTCCTGAGAAAGAAAAGGCATGTTGAGTTCATTCAAAGGTGGAATCTGCTCACTTACAAGTTGGAGAAGCTGGTGTCAGCCATGTCCCACCTCGATTACAACAAGGCAATGTACCTTTTGAGATCTTCAGACCATGATATGTATGCCCTTTTCTCATTGGTGTATCAGGCTTCTCAGGAGCTAGAAGCGTCATTGGTTTGCTTCAAGGATCCACCATTCCCATGGTTATCAGTTTCCTTGTCTGGAGTTTTCGTATTTGGTTTCTTCTATGTGTACTCTAAGAGGGATAAATTGTTTAGGAGCAAAAGGAAGCAGTTCTGA